Part of the Desulfonatronum thiosulfatophilum genome is shown below.
TGTTCTGAGCAAGTGCTCCACCTCCATTGGCGTGGCCCCGGCAGCCAAGGCCACCATGGCCAGCTTGCCGGAAAGAGCCGTGTCCCGCTGGATGCGATGAAATAGCCGAACCATGTCCGGGGCTTGGGTATGACAAACCGGACAATAGACGCCGACGACTTCCACCAGAACGTATGCTGCTTCCAGTTCCTGAAGAGTCATGCTGTCCTGGTCCGGCGAAAGGCCCAGGTAGGTTCGATGTTCCTCGGGCCCGGGAGCGGGAAGGCTGTAAGACATGACATCTTCAAGCCGGTCGCCGACTTGCGGCGGATTCTTGGCCGCGGCGTAGTTTACCGTCAGGCAGAACAACAAGCAC
Proteins encoded:
- a CDS encoding peroxiredoxin family protein, coding for MFSKRIFTSISMGCLLFCLTVNYAAAKNPPQVGDRLEDVMSYSLPAPGPEEHRTYLGLSPDQDSMTLQELEAAYVLVEVVGVYCPVCHTQAPDMVRLFHRIQRDTALSGKLAMVALAAGATPMEVEHLLRTWRFPFPILQDGDYSLHKILGEPDTPFTFLIDGEGNVLYAHLGRINPDNLFNELQKLP